From a single Vespa crabro chromosome 22, iyVesCrab1.2, whole genome shotgun sequence genomic region:
- the LOC124431921 gene encoding nuclear protein 1 has translation MSDNYYVDEYEHFNYDYDKHIFTGHGGKQRSKREADAHTNHFDPSGHSRKILTKLMNSEHNKRQQGKTKA, from the coding sequence ATGTCCGATAACTACTACGTCGACGAATACGAGCACTTCAACTACGATTACGACAAGCACATTTTCACCGGTCACGGTGGCAAACAACGATCAAAACGCGAAGCCGACGCTCATACCAATCATTTCGATCCAAGCGGCCATTCCAGAAAGATCTTAACGAAGCTCATGAATTCCGAACATAACAAAAGGCAACAAGGAAAGACCAAAGCGTAA